A single genomic interval of Candidatus Bathyarchaeota archaeon harbors:
- a CDS encoding DUF47 family protein, giving the protein MERWFARRRKSRVLELADRQMILATDTVVDLQKAVAAAAKNSKKEAETHIRHLSKIEHEIDELRRTIFEELTKNTMSPQDREDIMHLVKRLDEMADHVKDAARSLDMILKTKIPEIFWKPLVCIATKLVECAKILRRAIEALGTNPPEAKRLAITIDKIEGEIDEKYQEIKDLLLQHSDEMTAATVLFLRDLAEEMEHVADSCDDTADYVRILASIREF; this is encoded by the coding sequence ATGGAAAGATGGTTTGCAAGAAGGCGAAAATCTAGGGTTCTTGAACTTGCAGATAGACAGATGATTCTGGCAACAGACACGGTTGTGGATTTGCAGAAAGCCGTGGCGGCGGCTGCGAAAAACAGCAAAAAAGAAGCTGAAACCCATATTAGACATTTGTCTAAAATTGAACACGAAATCGACGAATTGCGAAGGACAATTTTTGAAGAACTAACGAAAAACACGATGTCTCCTCAAGACCGCGAAGACATAATGCACCTCGTTAAAAGATTGGACGAGATGGCGGACCACGTTAAAGATGCGGCGAGAAGCCTCGATATGATACTTAAAACTAAGATTCCAGAGATTTTCTGGAAACCCCTTGTTTGCATAGCAACCAAACTAGTTGAATGTGCAAAGATCTTGCGCCGAGCAATTGAAGCGCTTGGAACAAACCCACCTGAAGCAAAAAGACTTGCAATAACGATTGACAAAATAGAGGGCGAAATCGACGAAAAATACCAAGAGATAAAAGACCTTCTTCTTCAACATTCAGACGAGATGACCGCGGCAACAGTGCTTTTCCTTCGAGACTTGGCAGAAGAAATGGAGCATGTAGCAGATTCATGTGATGACACTGCAGACTACGTGAGAATCCTTGCGTCTATAAGAGAATTCTAA
- a CDS encoding winged helix-turn-helix domain-containing protein — MSRSRLEKYLSILETLVPEPIEFEDISYKADIECSTLKRYLDFLLYHKLVEERRLNKKRAVYAITERGLAVFKTLRAQKYFQKLKNILPVVEEASNVGPLLSKHAHELGEER; from the coding sequence ATGTCCCGTTCAAGACTGGAAAAGTACCTAAGCATTCTTGAGACTCTAGTTCCTGAACCTATAGAGTTTGAAGACATTTCGTACAAGGCTGACATAGAGTGTAGCACGTTGAAGCGGTACTTGGATTTTCTGCTTTATCACAAGCTTGTTGAAGAAAGGCGTTTAAACAAAAAAAGAGCAGTTTACGCCATTACTGAAAGAGGATTGGCGGTGTTCAAAACATTGAGAGCGCAAAAATACTTTCAAAAACTCAAGAATATCTTGCCAGTGGTAGAGGAAGCAAGCAACGTTGGACCGCTGCTTTCAAAACACGCTCACGAACTTGGAGAGGAGCGTTAG
- a CDS encoding ABC transporter ATP-binding protein, whose product MPKIQLKGVTKRFGKKILAVDNVSLEIQDKEYFSLIGPSGCGKTTLLRMIAGLIQPTKGEIYIDDNLVNDVPPEDRGIGFVFQTYALFPHMNVFDNVTYGPRVKAWEEKRAASVGRETLEMVKLDKRADAYPHELSGGMMQRVAVARALAAGSKTLLLDEPLGALDAKIRSELRYEIRRLVEDLGLTAIHVTHDQAEAMAISDRIAVMKKGRIFQVGTPYELYMNPQQIFIANFIGESNFLEGRVIGVEDDKAIVKLRGDLKVGARKNEASQIDERIVLAVRPEAFEIVKGRRKLVNELNGVIEKVRFEGTDIRYEIRLANDDFIIVVKASLGGEWLKEADEVTVGFSPEKSQMFLYPPKGLMAELEVG is encoded by the coding sequence ATGCCGAAAATACAATTGAAAGGCGTAACAAAACGTTTCGGAAAGAAAATCTTGGCAGTTGACAACGTCAGCTTAGAAATTCAAGATAAAGAATATTTTTCCCTCATAGGACCAAGTGGCTGTGGAAAAACAACGTTACTTAGAATGATTGCAGGCCTAATTCAACCAACTAAAGGAGAAATTTACATAGACGACAACTTAGTCAACGATGTCCCTCCAGAGGACCGCGGAATCGGCTTCGTTTTTCAAACTTACGCCTTGTTTCCCCACATGAACGTTTTCGACAACGTAACCTATGGGCCTAGAGTAAAGGCTTGGGAAGAGAAAAGGGCTGCAAGCGTCGGCCGCGAAACACTGGAGATGGTAAAACTGGACAAACGTGCTGATGCTTATCCCCACGAGCTAAGCGGCGGTATGATGCAACGAGTCGCGGTGGCAAGGGCATTAGCTGCTGGCTCTAAAACTCTGTTATTAGACGAGCCCTTAGGCGCTTTAGACGCGAAAATTCGTAGTGAACTTAGATACGAGATAAGACGACTTGTGGAAGACTTGGGATTGACGGCTATTCACGTCACTCATGACCAAGCGGAGGCCATGGCTATTTCCGACAGAATTGCCGTTATGAAAAAAGGTCGCATATTTCAAGTGGGAACGCCTTACGAGCTATATATGAATCCTCAACAGATTTTTATAGCCAACTTTATCGGAGAATCCAATTTCCTCGAGGGACGAGTAATCGGAGTGGAAGATGACAAGGCCATTGTAAAGTTACGCGGTGACCTGAAAGTTGGCGCAAGGAAAAATGAGGCTTCTCAGATAGACGAAAGGATTGTCTTGGCAGTTAGACCCGAAGCTTTCGAGATAGTGAAGGGACGGAGAAAATTGGTCAACGAATTAAATGGAGTTATTGAAAAAGTTCGATTTGAAGGAACAGACATTCGCTACGAAATTCGCTTAGCTAATGACGATTTCATCATTGTTGTAAAGGCAAGTTTAGGAGGGGAATGGCTTAAAGAAGCTGATGAGGTAACGGTTGGGTTTTCTCCTGAAAAAAGCCAAATGTTCTTATATCCACCAAAGGGCTTAATGGCTGAGCTAGAAGTAGGATAA
- a CDS encoding ABC transporter permease subunit, which produces MPKFKVTILDKLSSHRTIAYSIYVGAILFFLVLILVPPIFGIGLKWNLVGEITGNPELMSRAANAIWASFGIAIFVSIIDLVAGIPTAWFISRGKSRWLNVVDTLADIPFVVPTVTLGYSLLLFWSSPQGISSLFGGSLISPGWLLVILLHFVFSFPVVVRVMVGALLDYQRTSEEAARTLGASTFTVYRTVTFPILKPSLIGAFVLAFARSISETGATMMVAGAFENGAIFVKNMKIDGQQGPLVFVSLILILISCAIFGVILVLGKRLHVPIRRVWPSFERNLSSKGVAATRDTLTLLVFFLLVIIPSLFVAVPTFTAIMDGTINNAVSGSGIWQDYWSSLGLSYSVAALVTLLSILAGLPMAILIARKRMGRSVSGVLDILVNIPIIVPSTALGASLSIFWTNFAFVPEIVLLVLAHLSITYPYFVRSMAAAIERTDIELENAARIHGAKPFAVFRTIILPLTKYSLLAGAIMVLTRSISETGATLAVVSQLKTAPVLLVDWVQETIPATASDVGLGCGILIGLSFIVLLFLKLGVRRKAVY; this is translated from the coding sequence TTGCCTAAATTCAAAGTAACAATCCTCGATAAACTTTCGTCTCATCGAACAATTGCATATAGCATCTACGTTGGAGCCATACTTTTTTTTCTCGTGTTGATTCTAGTTCCACCTATTTTCGGAATAGGCCTAAAATGGAACCTGGTTGGCGAAATTACTGGAAACCCGGAGTTAATGTCCAGAGCGGCTAATGCCATTTGGGCTTCCTTTGGAATTGCCATTTTTGTTTCCATAATCGACCTTGTCGCTGGAATACCTACGGCCTGGTTCATTTCAAGAGGGAAATCCAGATGGCTAAACGTTGTAGATACGCTCGCGGACATTCCTTTTGTGGTTCCCACCGTTACACTGGGTTATTCTCTGCTTTTATTTTGGAGCAGCCCTCAAGGGATTTCGTCGCTTTTTGGCGGCAGTCTAATTTCTCCAGGGTGGCTTCTCGTAATACTTCTTCACTTCGTTTTTTCTTTTCCAGTTGTTGTCCGGGTCATGGTTGGAGCGCTTCTCGATTATCAGCGTACTTCTGAAGAAGCAGCTAGAACTTTGGGAGCTTCAACTTTCACCGTATATAGAACTGTAACCTTTCCAATTTTGAAGCCTAGTTTGATTGGTGCTTTTGTGTTGGCTTTTGCTCGGTCAATTAGTGAAACGGGAGCAACTATGATGGTGGCTGGGGCGTTTGAAAATGGCGCTATTTTTGTGAAGAACATGAAAATTGATGGTCAGCAAGGTCCACTGGTCTTCGTAAGCCTAATACTAATACTGATTTCATGCGCGATTTTCGGCGTAATACTTGTTCTTGGAAAGAGGTTACATGTGCCAATTCGACGTGTTTGGCCTTCATTTGAGCGAAATCTGAGTTCAAAAGGCGTAGCTGCCACCCGAGACACCTTAACACTACTAGTCTTCTTTTTGTTAGTCATCATTCCTTCACTTTTCGTAGCAGTACCTACATTTACTGCGATAATGGATGGCACCATAAACAACGCGGTTTCAGGTTCTGGAATTTGGCAAGACTACTGGTCAAGTCTGGGCTTGTCATATTCTGTCGCAGCACTCGTCACATTGCTAAGCATCTTAGCTGGGCTGCCAATGGCAATTCTGATTGCGCGAAAAAGAATGGGAAGATCTGTTTCAGGTGTTCTGGACATTCTCGTTAACATTCCAATTATTGTGCCTTCTACGGCTCTGGGAGCTTCTCTCAGTATTTTTTGGACTAATTTTGCGTTCGTGCCAGAGATAGTCTTGCTAGTTTTAGCCCATCTTTCAATCACTTACCCCTACTTCGTAAGGTCTATGGCCGCCGCAATAGAGCGTACAGACATAGAATTAGAAAATGCTGCTCGCATTCACGGAGCCAAGCCTTTTGCAGTGTTTCGAACCATAATTCTACCCTTGACCAAGTATTCATTGCTCGCTGGTGCCATTATGGTGTTGACGAGAAGTATAAGTGAAACTGGTGCAACTCTAGCAGTAGTGTCTCAACTTAAGACCGCACCAGTGTTGCTTGTGGACTGGGTTCAAGAAACAATTCCTGCAACTGCTTCAGATGTTGGGTTAGGCTGCGGAATCCTTATTGGGCTTTCTTTTATAGTGTTACTTTTCCTTAAATTAGGAGTTAGGAGGAAAGCTGTGTACTAG
- a CDS encoding DUF998 domain-containing protein: MNERKYALFGVVGPIAAYLFIIVSIMLSPWFSWSANALSDLGHAVRSDVAPLFNFGLLLAGFLIMIYSITAFRNHAKYACYCLLISALLLQLVATFDAVYGFLHFLVSVSFFVSFGFASIIYALEKKSILASVAFTIGLGSWILYFAGIYSAGVAVPETISSVAVVSWVMLSAFRIYLCKSV; this comes from the coding sequence ATGAATGAGCGGAAGTACGCTTTGTTTGGCGTTGTTGGACCTATAGCGGCTTATCTTTTCATCATCGTCTCCATAATGCTGTCGCCCTGGTTTAGTTGGTCAGCCAACGCCTTAAGCGATCTTGGGCATGCCGTTAGAAGCGATGTTGCGCCGTTATTTAATTTCGGTTTATTGCTGGCAGGGTTCCTCATCATGATTTATTCAATCACAGCCTTTAGGAATCATGCCAAATATGCCTGCTACTGCTTGCTAATCTCGGCTTTACTGCTTCAGTTGGTCGCGACTTTTGATGCAGTGTACGGCTTTCTCCATTTTCTAGTATCAGTATCATTTTTTGTGTCATTCGGCTTCGCCTCTATCATCTACGCCTTAGAAAAAAAGTCTATTCTAGCCTCAGTAGCGTTCACGATTGGTTTAGGTTCATGGATTTTGTATTTTGCGGGGATTTATAGTGCGGGGGTTGCTGTGCCTGAAACCATATCGTCGGTGGCAGTTGTGTCGTGGGTTATGTTGTCTGCTTTTAGAATCTATCTATGCAAATCAGTTTAA